From Rhododendron vialii isolate Sample 1 chromosome 10a, ASM3025357v1, the proteins below share one genomic window:
- the LOC131304802 gene encoding uncharacterized protein LOC131304802 isoform X1, translating into MATEADIPHPISRPKEEMEGKELKCDELSGIIVSENDMVIPTESKNGEQEALAKKEPEEKNGTHCKVSITEDQPESDTAVCEKTSEAQAQDNGSYAKEGTPFVAKTTAERTTEMEDDSVRSKSMGSAGIEKESANNDSLEQEMSTPPLMNNENDMSSTTELENCSKIGKSESSTDENSSEIVIEKDKSNYEMTVNKASEAAIMELEESTNNFEGISKESAETEKASAEFEAEGDTHGSATEGQSISTATETDNKSVEDDENPISAPESTVEDKSKRSCPETDWTNIEEETNNDENRTTDPIEEQASAKQLLREIERGDESVINKEQTMEEESCTKELHLIAARDKNHETIHKVMDLHLTPTQGLQVTAPESPSVMDKSKVAEDLNQELEAPPPRKALEEEKVIEKPVDLSSLESLASEDKIITETIEETDDCNDKTDLNDELVKTLDTSSEAKGPEMFKTADTRQQDAKVDSMKLEENSIIVSDLLTHEHEKAEIVGICEEKSDAIDFEVEKVPDAVSESEVQGAEENDESEIVTSITVGEIDTSKIEQIRDAPEELSEQLNQVVKSDGEGEIAPEQKLQAEKIATLCDEEDSETKTTIKKTEDGCIKKEDTEAETNEIEEKIEGPSEALSEPIDQGVEADSKDEIATGLTLQAEKIEEQPQVLSYALPSNNENAETTATIEQTEDVCKRNEDAEDDTNEIEDASEGLSEPIDQFVEATAKDENAPSPTIEAEKTEEQSQVTSSVVLRSEEDGGTTTTIEKTIDGCTKKDDTKVDSPVTIDGATPGVVSQTCESANNAIVDKSDADMVKFEETETLEAVSEPKGTGFEEIHESDTRSTAEITDTGKIEEEIKANEQISHQGAENGTKIEKVEDGSTKKVEADVDNIKLEETTVVSSEFPSTENANQERENKVTDLERTATQGLQVTASDNPPEMNNSEVAEDLNQEREATPQRKAPDEEIQVVEKPVNLSSSEFLATDEKINKKKKEETEDFDNKTDTTQASVTEVPILEEVNLNDEPAKAFGTISDTEIPEMMKADVSSQQDAEVDSVNCEDTSSVVSCLPTHEHEEADNLSIHGEKSDAIDITVEANKIADAESESKVQGAEEIYETDRSLTVGETDTNDIEEQIRDASEALCEPITQGVKSESKDETTAVQTLQAEKIEEQLQVSSSDLLPKDEDGKTTPIIEKTEDECTEKDDEEVDTNEIEEETDDASKAVSKPINQGVEATSKDENIPCLALQRETIEELLVDTNEIEEQTGDALEALYKLINQGVEAASNDEIALGPSRPTLQAEKTEEQLQVSSNAMALNEEDDETQTTIALTEDGCKRRDDTDADTNGVEEQTVDASDSLSEPLNQGVEATSKDESIPSPTPQDKTIEEHLVEMNEIEEQMGNALEALYELINQRVEAASNDDIAPGLTLQAEKTEEQLQVSSSAMVSNEGADETQTTVTWTEDGCKRRDDTDANTNGVGEQTVDASETLSEPINQGVEADGNDEIALGLTIKAKETEKQLQVSSSVALSNKEYGETVTTVEKTEDGCTKKDETEVDNLELEETPSVVSQPSSTTCESANNAIVKSDTVQVDEYKTLKAVSEPEDLGFEEIHESQKSPTAEITDTHQVVENCTTIEKIEGENTTNAEAEVDNIKLEEATAMLSKFPTIENEVLDNENATAEKSEGNEFEVEEAKFSDVVSESELHGAAKESTKEDETQLNEKAADSFEAEATEKTSLQEPRELDVSTTENEVIDKESATVEKSERNEFHVEEAKIPDAVSESELHGAAKESTKEDETQLNEKAADSIEAGATEKPSLQNEEPREVDVSNFDQTAQKDSQNQAPEQERRSLENDSEEYVDFASEHEKTPAYCSLEDTSKDENAIDLPPPHPTIKELSTEEGEAIKTDTSVEKITEEKEATRISHPVSPHEETVTKINQENGLLDSPKREDEITAEPYQGEKHATFDKQSDEIQLEELFDKQTAAATASIVEGGKSIQIENHTMDKVTVELSTNGNDSNLVEPKIHFATTPNGDEASQHLNEKLNVLSDGKDTEVSHEKTITAYEVTKDAKELEKGVEYGEEKKLGEGCQKTAERSVLMDTDKSSQKKSQGILSGVGSKVKHSIAKVKKVITGKSSHPKTSSLGTRKKRTSSPPS; encoded by the exons AAAGAAGAAATGGAAGGCAAAGAGTTGAAGTGTGATGAACTTTCAGGTATAATTGTCAGTGAAAATGACATGGTGATCCCAACAGAAAGTAAAAATGGAGAACAAGAAGCATTAGCTAAGAAAGAGCCTGAAGAGAAGAATGGAACTCATTGCAAAGTTTCCATAACAGAAGATCAACCAGAAAGTGACACTGCTGTTTGTGAGAAAACAAGTGAGGCTCAGGCGCAAGATAACGGATCGTATGCCAAGGAAGGAACTCCATTTGTTGCAAAGACAACAGCAGAGAGAACAACAGAAATGGAGGATGATTCGGTAAGGTCAAAAAGCATGGGGTCTGCAGGTATTGAAAAGGAAAGTGCAAATAATGATTCTCTGGAGCAAGAAATGAGTACACCTCCTCTGATGAACAACGAAAATGATATGTCAAGTACCACCGAATTAGAGAACTGCAGCAAGATTGGGAAATCAGAGTCATCCACGGATGAAAATTCATCAGAAATAGTAATAGAGAAGGACAAATCCAACTATGAAATGACTGTTAACAAGGCCTCTGAGGCGGCTATCATGGAACTAGAGGAGTCCACTAACAACTTTGAAGGAATCTCAAAGGAAAGTGCCGAAACAGAGAAAGCATCAGCTGAATTTGAGGCAGAAGGTGATACTCATGGAAGTGCTACTGAAGGCCAAAGTATCAGCACTGCCACTGAAACA GATAACAAATCAGTAGAGGATGATGAAAATCCCATATCTGCCCCTGAATCCACAGTGGAAGATAAAAGTAAAAGATCATGCCCTGAGACTGATTGGACCAACATTGAGGAGGAAACCAACAATGATGAAAATCGGACTACCGATCCCATTGAAGAACAAGCATCTGCCAAACAGCTGCTCAGGGAGATTGAGAGAGGCGATGAAAGTGTAATTAACAAAGAACAGACTATGGAGGAAGAAAGTTGCACTAAAGAACTTCATCTGATAGCTGCAAGGGACAAGAATCATGAGACAATACATAAG GTGATGGACCTGCATCTAACACCCACTCAAGGGCTCCAAGTAACAGCTCCAGAAAGTCCCTCAGTGATGGACAAATCAAAGGTTGCAGAGGACCTCAATCAGGAATTAGAAGCACCTCCACCGAGAAAAGCACTGGAAGAAGAAAAGGTCATTGAGAAGCCTGTTGATCTCTCAAGCTTAGAATCTTTAGCGTCAGAAGACAAGATTATCACGGAGACGATAGAAGAAACAGATGATTGTAATGACAAGACTGACCTAAATGATGAGCTTGTAAAGACCCTTGATACTAGTTCGGAAGCAAAGGGTCCAGAGATGTTTAAAACAGCTGATACTAGGCAACAGGATGCAAAAGTTGACAGTATGAAGCTTGAAGAAAACTCTATCATTGTGTCTGACCTTCTAACACATGAACATGAGAAAGCAGAAATTGTAGGTATATGTGAAGAGAAGTCAGATgcaattgattttgaagttgAAAAAGTGCCTGATGCAGTATCTGAGTCTGAAGTGCAGGGTGCCGAAGAAAATGATGAGAGTGAGATAGTCACAAGCATAACTGTGGGAGAGATTGATACAAGCAAAATTGAACAAATCAGAGATGCTCCTGAAGAATTATCTGAACAGCTAAACCAAGTTGTTAAATCAGATGGCGAGGGCGAGATTGCCCCTGAACAGAAACTTCAAGCTGAGAAGATAGCCACGCTTTGCGATGAAGAGGATAGTGAGACCAAAACCACAATTAAAAAGACTGAAGATGGATGCATAAAGAAAGAAGATACAGAGGCTGAAACAaatgaaattgaagaaaaaattgaaggcCCTTCTGAAGCATTATCTGAACCCATAGATCAAGGTGTTGAAGCAGATAGCAAGGATGAAATTGCCACTGGTCTGACTCTCCAAGCCGAGAAAATAGAAGAGCAACCCCAGGTGTTGTCGTATGCCTTGCCTTCCAACAATGAGAATGCCGAAACAACTGCAACAATTGAACAGACCGAAGATGTATGCAAAAGGAACGAAGATGCAGAGGATGATACAAACGAAATTGAAGACGCTTCTGAAGGATTGTCTGAACCAATAGATCAATTTGTTGAAGCAACTGCCAAGGACGAGAATGCCCCTAGTCCAACTATTGAAGCTGAGAAAACAGAAGAACAATCTCAGGTCACTTCCTCTGTCGTGCTTAGAAGTGAAGAGGATGGTGGAACCACAACCACAATCGAAAAGACCATAGACGGATGTACAAAGAAAGACGATACAAAGGTTGATTCCCCCGTTACTATTGATGGTGCAACCCCTGGCGTGGTGTCACAGACATGTGAGAGTGCAAACAATGCAATTGTAGACAAGTCAGATGCAGATATGGTAAAATTTGAAGAAACCGAAACTTTGGAAGCAGTATCTGAGCCCAAAGGTACGGGTTTTGAAGAGATTCATGAGAGTGACACAAGGTCAACAGCAGAAATTACTGATACAGgcaaaatagaagaagaaatcaaAGCAAATGAACAAATCTCACACCAAGGTGCTGAAAATGGTACCAAGATTGAGAAGGTTGAAGATGGAAGCACAAAGAAAGTTGAAGCAGACGTTGACAACATCAAGCTTGAAGAAACCACTGTCGTGTCATCCGAGTTTCCTTCGACTGAAAATGCAAatcaggagagagaaaataag GTGACAGACCTGGAACGAACAGCCACTCAGGGACTCCAAGTAACAGCTTCTGATAATCCCCCAGAGATGAACAACTCAGAGGTTGCAGAAGATCTGAATCAGGAAAGGGAAGCAACTCCACAGAGAAAAGCACCGGATGAAGAAATTCAGGTCGTTGAGAAGCCTGTTAACCTCTCAAGCTCAGAATTTTTAGCGACCGACGAAAAGattaacaaaaagaagaaagaagaaacagaaGATTTTGATAACAAGACTGACACTACACAGGCATCAGTAACGGAGGTACCAATCTTGGAGGAAGTTAACCTAAATGATGAGCCTGCAAAAGCCTTTGGTACAATTTCTGACACCGAGATTCCAGAGATGATGAAAGCAGATGTGTCTAGCCAACAGGATGCTGAAGTTGACAGTGTGAATTGCGAAGATACCTCGAGTGTGGTGTCTTGTCTTCCAACACATGAACATGAGGAAGCAGACAATTTAAGTATACATGGAGAGAAGTCAGACGCAATTGATATTACTGTTGAAGCAAACAAAATTGCTGATGCAGAATCTGAGTCTAAAGTCCAGGGTGCAGAAGAAATTTATGAGACAGATAGAAGCCTAACTGTCGGAGAGACTGATACCAATGATATTGAAGAACAAATCAGAGATGCTTCTGAAGCATTATGTGAACCAATAACTCAAGGTGTTAAATCAGAGAGCAAGGACGAGACCACCGCAGTTCAGACACTCCAAGCCGAGAAAATAGAAGAGCAGCTTCAAGTGTCATCCTCTGACTTGCTTCCAAAAGACGAGGATGGCAAAACTACACCCATTATTGAAAAGACAGAAGATGAATGCACAGAGAAAGATGATGAAGAAGTTGATACAAATGAAATTGAAGAAGAAACTGATGACGCTTCCAAAGCAGTATCTAAACCAATAAATCAAGGTGTTGAAGCAACTAGCAAAGATGAGAATATTCCTTGTCTGGCTCTCCAACGTGAGACAATAGAAGAGCTCCTTGTAGATACGAATGAAATTGAAGAGCAAACGGGAGATGCTTTGGAAGCGTTATATAAACTGATAAATCAAGGAGTTGAAGCAGCAAGCAATGATGAGATTGCCCTTGGTCCGAGTCGTCCAACACTCCAAGCTGAGAAAACAGAAGAGCAACTTCAGGTGTCATCCAATGCCATGGCTTTAAATGAAGAGGATGATGAAACCCAAACCACAATCGCGTTGACAGAAGATGGATGCAAAAGGAGAGATGATACAGATGCTGACACAAATGGAGTAGAAGAACAAACTGTAGACGCCAGCGACTCATTATCTGAACCCTTAAATCAAGGGGTTGAAGCAACTAGCAAGGATGAGAGTATTCCTAGTCCGACTCCCCAAGACAAGACAATAGAAGAGCACCTTGTAGAAATGAATGAAATAGAAGAGCAAATGGGAAATGCTTTGGAAGCGTTATATGAACTGATAAATCAACGTGTTGAAGCAGCAAGCAATGACGATATTGCCCCTGGTCTGACACTCCAAGCTGAGAAAACAGAAGAGCAACTTCAGGTGTCATCCTCTGCCATGGTTTCCAATGAAGGGGCGGATGAAACCCAAACCACAGTCACATGGACAGAAGATGGATGCAAAAGGAGAGATGATACAGATGCCAACACAAATGGAGTAGGAGAACAAACTGTAGATGCTAGCGAAACATTATCTGAACCCATAAATCAAGGGGTTGAAGCAGATGGCAATGACGAGATTGCCCTTGGTCTGACTATCAAGGCTAAGGAAACAGAAAAGCAACTTCAGGTCTCATCCTCTGTTGCGCTTTCCAACAAAGAATATGGTGAAACTGTGACCACAGTCGAAAAGACTGAAGATGGATGCACAAAGAAAGATGAAACAGAGGTTGACAACTTAGAGCTTGAAGAGACCCCTAGTGTGGTGTCTCAGCCTTCAAGCACCACATGCGAAAGTGCAAATAATGCAATTGTGAAGTCAGATACAGTGCAAGTTGATGAATACAAAACTTTGAAAGCAGTATCTGAGCCCGAGGATCTGGGTTTTGAGGAGATTCATGAGAGTCAGAAAAGCCCAACTGCAGAAATTACTGATACACATCAAGTTGTTGAAAATTGTACCACAATTGAGAAGATAGAAGGTGAGAATACAACGAATGCTGAAGCAGAGGTTGACAACATCAAGCTTGAAGAAGCAACTGCCATGTTGTCTAAGTTTCCAACAATTGAAAATGAGGTTCTAGACAATGAAAATGCAACTGCAGAAAAATCAGAAGGAAACGAATTTGAAGTTGAAGAAGCAAAATTTTCTGATGTGGTATCTGAGTCCGAACTTCATGGTGCTGCTAAAGAGAGTACAAAGGAAGATGAAACTCAACTGAATGAGAAGGCGGCTGATTCCTTTGAAGCAGAAGCAACAGAAAAAACATCCTTACAAGAACCAAGGGAGCTTGATGTTTCAACAACTGAAAATGAGGTTATAGACAAAGAAAGTGCAACTGTAGAAAAATCAGAAAGAAATGAATTTCACGTTGAAGAAGCAAAAATTCCTGATGCGGTATCTGAGTCCGAACTCCATGGCGCTGCTAAAGAGAGTACAAAGGAAGATGAAACTCAACTGAATGAGAAGGCGGCTGACTCCATTGAAGCAGGAGCAACAGAAAAACCATCCTTACAAAATGAAGAACCGAGGGAGGTTGATGTTTCAAATTTCGATCAGACGGCACAAAAGGATTCTCAAAATCAAGCACCAGAGCAAGAAAGAAGATCTCTAGAAAATGATTCAGAAGAATATGTTGATTTTGCATCAGAACATGAGAAAACACCTGCATATTGTAGTTTGGAGGATACTTCAAAAGATGAGAATGCTATAGATTTACCACCCCCTCATCCAACAATCAAAGAGCTTTCAACTGAAGAAGGTGAAGCCATAAAGACCGATACTTCAGTGGAAAAG ATCACTGAGGAAAAGGAAGCGACGAGAATCTCACACCCAGTGTCTCCTCATGAAGAAACAGTCACAAAGATCAACCAAGAAAATGGACTATTAGATTCACCCAAAAGAGAAGACGAAATAACAGCAGAACCTTATCAAGGAGAGAAACATGCAACATTTGATAAACAAAGTGATGAAATACAACTTGAAGAG TTGTTTGACAAGCAAACTGCAGCAGCGACAGCAAGCATAGTAGAAGGAGGAAAGAGCATTCAAATTGAAAATCACACAATGGATAAG GTAACAGTAGAGCTGTCAACAAATGGGAATGATAGTAATCTTGTTGAACCCAAAATTCACTTTGCAACAACTCCAAATGGTGATGAGGCAAGTCAACATCTGAACGAGAAGCTGAATGTCTTGTCTGATGGCAAGGATACAGAGGTATCACATGAAAAGACCATAACAGCTTATGAGGTCACTAAAGACGCAAAAGAGCTAGAGAAAGGAGTAGAATATGGTGAAGAGAAAAAACTGGGTGAAGGATGTCAAAAAACAGCAGAAAGGTCCGTACTGATGGATACCGACAAAAGTTCACAAAAGAAATCTCAAGGTATACTTTCGGGTGTTGGGTCAAAAGTGAAGCATTCAATTGCAAAGGTGAAGAAAGTCATAACTGGTAAATCTTCTCATCCAAAGACCTCATCACTAGGTACCAGAAAAAAAAGGACCTCATCACCACCAAGTTAG